One region of Rhodocaloribacter litoris genomic DNA includes:
- a CDS encoding peptidoglycan DD-metalloendopeptidase family protein: protein MASLLFSIICLYAGAVKPALFGVSPTMTSFVMQQYGLPEIGNNLYNGEQDNMTDTLYVSGTIGSEETWVTNTVVYLTGDITITSGVRLTVAPGVDVYMKGNRIDVYGTLIAIGDKENPIEFVGERLGGRIAFFEGSDASVLDNVRIEGLGYSFIGGNGGGALQIYASSMLISSTTVVDSPTIGVKVGSGASPVFENCKFENNEYGFYVEGINGSFPGYPVIRNSVFYNSKYGIYIKEGNPDLGTIENYGNNEIYNNIYNVANLSTNVVYAIGNYWGYEDADSVDAYIYDDEEGVYYGAVLFEPFVRNSSLPDLVPEELVISPNRVQTGGAAAVSFVVTNRGGGTAPATRTNVRLSASPTEVTVQDPLLATLATPSLAPGESVTHEMQVTIPGNLAPGTYYVWVIVDVESSAGQNDESNDRIFVSLGVEGEDGGNTTAFRWPVPDSDIPDIQVTQDYAEYDGVNHPDYPTLENKYHGGIDFYTNGKTVVAAAAGKVFDKKDNIDGWGNAVILYHESLGFYTLYAHLEDPVPLEKDSTVNMGEYIGRMGNTGTGTGVHLHFSVMEAGGWPLGYLVDVPDGNSLRDPRIYIYPFEETPVEPVVFRVDTDENVNVHSGPGAAGGNTQRYAVLTQVRPGQQVVAYARSGEWYKIHLPNAYGSVSGWIWGGAGSEGFLVEEPSTGQIEVKDTASVGLNVRKEPGVLTDATKVLTRNGLDAIKLWPGQRFAVLDRQVVGGTPWYKINLPIAAMDSEGWVSGDFVEPVDLMPDLTIRSIYYPQATALIPASVEFDVMNVGNVRTSAGKLQVALLVLTDDLKASQGEIIDLGTFDPLEPGEIRKVSFEYVFNSNSYAEYLELNLIVDPAMDLKTYNNVNRINFKPEPNEDVYYNCIGEITTIFSLGLVNGREDVEIMKDLVFYFWDNKNNFYDMLTGKDINNLEDYLERMESVTMGTLINVLGLSGERLAAEMLSYIKDVSVLLEAVKNEGAFAGCGEVAPSLFDTVWNFFKDITSSLWELIKGAGDWIGNKFLYAFHLNSPADIWVQSSDGKVAFVSQYEALLEIEHSFGYTLNEHKSIVIIGNDVYNLRVQGVGEGTAGLQVYKPDVANNLIALTYGDIPTVAGSEAALTVARENEDYTLSLDQDGDGTVDETMQPETVEVVTSIGGHVPITIPSVFLLHPNYPNPFRTATTFRFDLPAPAEVSLVVYDLLGREVVTVASGMLPAGKHVYRWEAGELPGGVYLYRLHAGGYTATGKMVLVK, encoded by the coding sequence ATGGCTTCTCTGTTATTTTCCATAATATGCTTATATGCAGGTGCTGTCAAGCCTGCCTTATTTGGGGTTAGTCCGACCATGACGAGCTTTGTGATGCAACAATATGGTCTACCTGAGATCGGTAATAATTTGTATAATGGTGAACAGGATAATATGACCGACACTCTTTACGTAAGTGGTACGATCGGATCTGAAGAAACATGGGTAACAAATACCGTCGTTTATCTTACAGGTGATATAACAATCACCTCGGGGGTGAGGTTAACGGTTGCACCGGGTGTGGATGTGTACATGAAGGGTAATCGAATAGATGTTTATGGTACACTCATAGCGATTGGTGACAAGGAGAATCCTATTGAATTTGTAGGGGAGCGATTGGGAGGACGCATCGCTTTCTTTGAAGGAAGTGATGCGTCAGTCTTAGATAATGTCAGGATTGAAGGATTGGGATATTCATTTATTGGAGGTAATGGTGGAGGGGCATTGCAGATTTATGCATCATCGATGTTGATATCGAGCACAACCGTTGTAGATAGTCCTACAATTGGTGTTAAGGTTGGATCGGGGGCAAGTCCAGTTTTTGAAAATTGTAAGTTCGAAAATAATGAATATGGATTTTATGTGGAGGGTATAAATGGTAGTTTTCCTGGCTACCCGGTAATCCGTAATTCGGTCTTTTATAATAGTAAATATGGCATTTATATCAAGGAAGGTAATCCTGATTTGGGCACAATTGAAAATTATGGTAATAATGAAATTTATAATAATATTTATAATGTTGCTAATTTGTCGACCAATGTTGTCTATGCTATCGGCAACTATTGGGGCTACGAAGATGCTGATTCAGTAGATGCATATATATATGACGATGAAGAGGGTGTTTATTATGGAGCTGTTTTGTTTGAGCCTTTTGTCCGAAATTCCAGTTTGCCGGACCTGGTACCGGAGGAGCTGGTCATAAGCCCGAACCGGGTACAGACAGGTGGAGCGGCCGCGGTGTCGTTCGTGGTTACGAACCGGGGGGGAGGTACGGCGCCGGCTACCAGAACGAACGTGCGCCTGAGCGCGTCGCCCACGGAGGTCACGGTTCAGGACCCCCTGCTGGCCACGCTGGCGACCCCGTCGCTGGCGCCCGGTGAGTCGGTTACGCATGAAATGCAGGTAACGATTCCCGGCAACCTGGCGCCCGGCACCTACTACGTCTGGGTCATTGTGGACGTGGAGAGCAGTGCGGGGCAAAACGACGAAAGCAATGACAGGATTTTCGTGTCGCTGGGCGTAGAGGGGGAAGATGGGGGGAATACGACCGCTTTTCGATGGCCCGTCCCGGACTCTGATATCCCAGACATACAGGTGACGCAGGATTATGCAGAGTATGACGGTGTAAATCATCCGGATTATCCGACTCTAGAAAATAAATATCATGGAGGTATAGATTTTTATACGAATGGCAAAACAGTGGTGGCGGCCGCAGCAGGCAAGGTGTTTGACAAAAAAGACAACATAGATGGATGGGGGAATGCTGTTATTTTGTATCACGAGAGCCTCGGTTTTTACACGTTATACGCACATCTTGAGGATCCGGTGCCTTTGGAAAAAGACTCTACGGTGAATATGGGTGAATACATTGGTAGAATGGGAAATACAGGTACAGGAACGGGCGTGCATCTTCACTTTTCGGTTATGGAAGCAGGAGGATGGCCCTTAGGGTATCTGGTCGATGTTCCTGACGGGAATAGTCTTCGAGATCCGCGAATCTATATATATCCTTTTGAAGAAACGCCAGTTGAGCCTGTTGTATTCAGGGTGGATACGGACGAGAATGTAAATGTGCATTCGGGGCCGGGTGCGGCAGGCGGCAATACGCAGAGATACGCCGTGCTCACGCAGGTGAGGCCCGGACAGCAGGTCGTTGCCTATGCCCGGTCTGGCGAATGGTACAAGATTCATCTGCCCAATGCCTATGGAAGCGTATCCGGGTGGATCTGGGGCGGCGCGGGCAGCGAGGGTTTCCTGGTTGAAGAGCCCTCGACCGGTCAGATAGAGGTTAAGGATACAGCCAGTGTGGGGCTCAACGTCCGGAAAGAACCCGGTGTGCTGACAGACGCTACCAAGGTGCTGACCCGGAACGGTTTAGACGCCATCAAACTGTGGCCGGGACAGCGATTCGCTGTGCTCGATCGGCAGGTTGTCGGTGGCACACCATGGTACAAAATCAATCTCCCCATAGCTGCAATGGATTCGGAGGGCTGGGTTAGTGGCGACTTCGTTGAGCCTGTTGATCTCATGCCTGATTTGACGATCAGGTCGATATATTATCCTCAGGCTACGGCATTAATACCTGCCAGTGTGGAGTTTGACGTCATGAATGTAGGTAATGTACGAACGAGTGCCGGGAAACTGCAGGTGGCTTTATTGGTGCTGACAGACGATTTGAAAGCTTCACAGGGAGAAATCATTGACCTTGGCACCTTTGATCCACTTGAACCGGGGGAAATTAGAAAGGTGTCGTTTGAATATGTTTTCAATTCTAATTCATATGCTGAATATCTGGAATTAAATCTGATCGTTGATCCGGCGATGGACTTAAAAACTTATAATAATGTGAACAGGATAAATTTTAAGCCAGAGCCTAACGAGGATGTGTATTATAATTGCATAGGTGAGATTACAACAATTTTTTCTCTGGGTCTGGTAAATGGCAGGGAAGATGTGGAAATAATGAAAGATCTTGTATTTTATTTTTGGGATAACAAAAATAATTTTTATGATATGTTAACTGGAAAAGATATTAATAATCTGGAGGATTATCTAGAGAGAATGGAATCTGTTACTATGGGTACCCTGATCAATGTTCTCGGATTGTCGGGCGAAAGATTGGCTGCAGAAATGTTATCTTATATTAAAGATGTTTCTGTGTTGTTGGAGGCTGTGAAGAATGAGGGTGCTTTTGCGGGATGTGGGGAGGTGGCACCCAGTTTATTTGATACGGTTTGGAATTTTTTTAAAGATATTACTTCTTCTCTATGGGAGTTGATAAAAGGAGCAGGAGATTGGATAGGAAATAAGTTTTTGTATGCATTTCATTTGAATTCACCTGCTGATATATGGGTTCAGAGTAGTGATGGAAAGGTTGCGTTCGTCTCGCAGTACGAGGCTTTGCTGGAGATAGAACATTCGTTTGGTTATACTTTGAACGAACACAAATCTATTGTTATCATCGGAAATGATGTTTACAATCTAAGGGTTCAAGGGGTCGGAGAGGGGACGGCCGGCTTGCAGGTGTATAAGCCTGATGTGGCGAACAACCTGATTGCACTTACCTACGGTGATATCCCAACGGTCGCAGGTTCCGAAGCTGCTCTTACTGTGGCGAGAGAAAATGAAGACTATACGTTAAGTTTGGATCAGGATGGAGACGGAACAGTGGACGAGACCATGCAGCCTGAAACGGTGGAAGTGGTTACGAGCATAGGGGGCCATGTTCCCATTACTATTCCTTCAGTGTTTTTGCTGCACCCCAACTACCCTAACCCCTTCCGTACCGCCACCACGTTCCGCTTCGACCTGCCTGCGCCGGCGGAAGTGTCGCTCGTCGTATACGACCTGCTCGGGCGTGAGGTGGTCACGGTGGCCTCGGGCATGCTGCCGGCCGGGAAACACGTGTATCGCTGGGAGGCAGGTGAACTGCCTGGCGGCGTTTACCTGTATCGCCTGCATGCCGGGGGCTACACGGCTACGGGTAAGATGGTGCTCGTAAAGTAG
- a CDS encoding RDD family protein, producing the protein MNCPNCHREIAPGVRFCTWCGAFVVAPGKGRKANLFRRWLALAIDPLIGLGLYLIAIVLFGAVSETLGVIMAVVFPLGYLVWYVSLFRQGLTPGKKLLGLQVVREETGEIPGFGTMLLREVVGRFLSGLFLGIGYFWALFDRDAQAWHDKLAGTVVLRRRHHPAAPGPPPVRTTPRVKAGAGPVV; encoded by the coding sequence ATGAACTGTCCGAATTGTCATCGCGAGATCGCCCCCGGCGTGCGGTTCTGCACCTGGTGCGGGGCGTTCGTCGTGGCGCCGGGGAAGGGGAGGAAGGCCAACCTGTTCCGGCGCTGGCTGGCGCTGGCCATCGACCCGCTCATCGGCCTGGGGCTTTACCTCATCGCCATTGTCCTGTTCGGGGCCGTCTCGGAGACGCTCGGCGTCATTATGGCGGTCGTCTTTCCGCTGGGGTACCTGGTCTGGTACGTGAGCCTCTTCCGGCAGGGCCTCACGCCCGGGAAGAAGCTGCTGGGCCTGCAGGTGGTCCGGGAGGAGACGGGCGAGATCCCGGGATTCGGCACGATGCTGCTGCGGGAGGTGGTGGGCCGGTTCTTGAGCGGGCTCTTTCTGGGCATCGGCTACTTCTGGGCCCTTTTCGACCGGGACGCCCAGGCCTGGCACGACAAACTGGCCGGCACCGTGGTGCTGCGGCGCCGCCACCATCCGGCCGCTCCCGGCCCGCCGCCCGTGCGAACCACCCCCCGCGTGAAGGCGGGAGCAGGACCGGTGGTCTGA
- a CDS encoding SUMF1/EgtB/PvdO family nonheme iron enzyme, with product MPTSRASSTVGTGRLYLRADAACSLYIDGEHLLTLKAEEPASLAVPAGTCLVEAVDEAGARWQRHVEVRAGQVQEVTIRFNEAALPVGGDSMAAGTSRIIRPRKRTTGGTRPWRAVLVVLVLLAAAWYAWRSGWLQAGFEGAPANRTPAPQTVTTPEDTDVEIPLSASSPQADVQVVQAPAHGTLALDPPTARYTPAADFHGTDTFRYRILPAETGTGADTFTVQVTVTPVNDVPIARNDEGNTAPGEPLTLAVLANDRDADGDALEIADVTPAEHGTVERAGDALVYHPNEGFEGTDIFTYRVTDGEAVSAPATVTVTVRLERIDLSDLFAPPPPVPDEPDTSITPAHLNLSFVTVPAGSFLMGTSQGPPDTRPRHRVQFDAPFQLSTHEVTVEQFGLFVQATGYRTEAERIGWAWVWENGSYVQKNGLTWRNPGYPQTNRHPVVCVSWNDARAFADWAGVRLPTEAEWEYAARAGEMGQRLGERRNEAPGETTWYAANAEGHPRPVMQKAPNAWGLYDIQGNVWEWVQDWYDAGYYARSPRLDPQGPETGTLRVVRGGSWRDNVAGWLILRNNASEGFRSNEIGFRVARDVP from the coding sequence ATGCCCACTTCGCGTGCTTCTTCCACCGTCGGGACCGGCCGGCTTTACCTTCGGGCAGACGCAGCATGCAGCCTCTACATCGACGGGGAGCACCTGCTCACCCTGAAGGCGGAAGAACCCGCGTCGCTCGCCGTGCCGGCGGGCACCTGCCTGGTGGAGGCCGTCGACGAGGCGGGAGCGCGCTGGCAACGGCACGTCGAAGTGCGGGCCGGCCAGGTGCAGGAAGTGACGATCCGCTTCAACGAGGCCGCCCTGCCCGTAGGAGGGGACTCGATGGCCGCCGGCACGAGCCGGATCATCCGCCCCCGCAAACGCACCACCGGCGGAACCCGGCCCTGGCGCGCCGTCCTGGTGGTGCTCGTTCTGCTGGCCGCCGCCTGGTACGCCTGGCGCTCCGGATGGCTGCAGGCCGGCTTCGAGGGCGCCCCGGCAAATCGAACCCCGGCCCCACAAACCGTCACGACCCCCGAGGATACGGACGTCGAGATCCCTCTATCTGCGTCTTCGCCCCAGGCCGACGTACAGGTCGTGCAGGCGCCGGCGCATGGAACGCTGGCGCTCGACCCCCCCACGGCGCGGTACACACCGGCGGCGGACTTTCACGGCACCGACACGTTCCGCTACCGCATCCTCCCTGCTGAAACGGGCACCGGTGCCGACACCTTCACCGTGCAGGTGACGGTCACCCCGGTCAACGATGTGCCGATAGCCCGCAACGACGAAGGCAACACGGCACCGGGCGAACCCCTCACCCTGGCTGTGCTCGCCAACGACCGGGACGCCGACGGAGACGCGCTGGAGATCGCGGACGTGACGCCGGCCGAGCACGGGACGGTGGAACGAGCCGGAGACGCCCTTGTGTACCACCCGAATGAGGGCTTTGAAGGCACCGACATCTTCACCTACCGGGTCACCGACGGGGAGGCCGTCTCAGCACCGGCCACGGTCACCGTCACCGTCCGGCTGGAGCGTATCGACCTCTCGGATCTTTTCGCCCCGCCGCCCCCCGTACCGGATGAACCGGACACCTCCATCACACCGGCCCACCTGAACCTTTCGTTCGTGACCGTGCCCGCCGGCTCTTTCCTGATGGGCACCAGCCAGGGCCCCCCCGACACCCGCCCCCGGCACCGCGTCCAATTCGACGCCCCGTTTCAACTCAGCACCCACGAAGTCACGGTGGAACAGTTCGGCCTCTTCGTGCAGGCGACGGGCTACCGAACCGAGGCCGAGCGGATCGGATGGGCCTGGGTCTGGGAGAACGGGTCGTACGTCCAGAAGAACGGGTTGACGTGGCGGAATCCCGGCTATCCGCAGACGAACCGGCACCCGGTGGTCTGTGTGAGCTGGAACGACGCCCGCGCCTTTGCAGACTGGGCCGGCGTGCGCCTCCCGACGGAGGCCGAATGGGAGTATGCCGCCCGGGCCGGCGAGATGGGCCAGCGGCTCGGCGAACGCCGGAACGAGGCCCCCGGCGAAACCACCTGGTACGCCGCCAACGCTGAAGGCCATCCCCGGCCGGTCATGCAAAAAGCCCCCAATGCGTGGGGCCTCTACGATATACAGGGCAACGTGTGGGAGTGGGTTCAGGACTGGTACGATGCCGGCTATTATGCCCGGAGTCCCCGGCTGGACCCACAGGGTCCCGAAACCGGAACGTTGCGGGTCGTGCGGGGGGGAAGCTGGCGGGACAACGTGGCCGGCTGGCTCATCCTTCGTAACAATGCCTCCGAAGGCTTTCGATCCAACGAGATTGGCTTTCGGGTGGCACGGGACGTTCCCTGA